One window from the genome of Roseisolibacter agri encodes:
- the ptsP gene encoding phosphoenolpyruvate--protein phosphotransferase, which translates to MTQPSAPQGGGPAGDVLTLVAPLSGVIVPLEQVPDPAFAQKLAGDGISIDPMSARLLAPCDGRVLQVHRAGHALTLEAAGLEIIIHIGLDTVDLKGDGFTPRVKAGDVVRTGDALIDFDADLVARRARSLLTQVVVTNMDRVADIRPRAGRVTAGRDALMEVVVHAPAGSPSVAAASQGATVESRPIVITADTGLHARPAATLAAAARKFTADVRLVKDGREANVRSVVSIMALEVMGGDSVTLVARGVDAAEAVAALTRTLTTDLAGPHEAAPAAATAATAATATAPVAPARPPAADGVLRGVSASPGVAVGQVFQLKHDDLVLDERAADPNQERRALDAAIASAHLQLEALQTRLAAEADTDKAAIFAAHQELLEDPEILDRAAADIRGGASAAYAWRQAYTGQAERLLALRNQLLAARATDMRDVGRRVLHLLVGRDDSAREVPEGSIVVAEDLAPSDAASLDRSRVRGFCTTMGSATSHVAILARGLGIPAVAGIDPRVLDLAPGTRVVLDGDAGTLKPAPSAEEEAAITARRAADEERRATELAAAGQPATTRDAHRVEVVANIGDVEEARRVPGVGGEGVGLLRTEFVFMERRTAPDEDEQTRIYEAIARALGPDRILVIRTLDVGGDKPLPYMPIGAEANPFLGERGIRLTLNRPDVFRAQVRAILRASSAGRVAMMFPMVATMAEWRAGKELVERERAALGVPAIPVGIMVETAAAALLAERFAREADFFSVGTNDLTQYTLAMDRTNPRLAPQVDALHPSVLHLIERTVSGAHAHGRWVGVCGALAGDLTAVPVLVGLGVDELSADVPIVPAVKARVRTLSLAECQETARLALGAQDGAEVRRIVEERHAQVQAPSHAQTNPGGTR; encoded by the coding sequence ATGACGCAACCCTCCGCGCCGCAGGGCGGCGGCCCCGCCGGCGACGTGCTGACGCTCGTCGCGCCGCTGTCCGGCGTGATCGTGCCGCTGGAGCAGGTGCCCGATCCCGCGTTCGCGCAGAAGCTGGCGGGCGACGGCATCTCGATCGACCCGATGAGCGCGCGCCTGCTGGCGCCGTGCGACGGGCGCGTGCTGCAGGTGCACCGCGCCGGCCACGCGCTGACGCTGGAGGCGGCGGGGCTCGAGATCATCATCCACATCGGGCTCGACACGGTCGACCTGAAGGGCGACGGCTTCACGCCACGCGTGAAGGCGGGCGACGTGGTGCGCACGGGCGACGCGCTGATCGACTTCGACGCCGACCTGGTGGCGCGCCGTGCGCGCAGCCTGCTGACGCAGGTCGTCGTCACGAACATGGACCGCGTCGCCGACATCCGCCCGCGCGCCGGCCGCGTGACCGCGGGCCGCGACGCGCTGATGGAGGTCGTCGTGCACGCGCCGGCGGGCTCCCCGTCCGTCGCGGCGGCGTCGCAGGGCGCGACGGTCGAGTCGCGCCCGATCGTGATCACCGCGGACACGGGGCTCCACGCGCGGCCGGCGGCGACGCTCGCGGCGGCGGCGCGGAAGTTCACGGCCGACGTCCGGCTGGTGAAGGACGGCCGCGAGGCGAACGTGCGCAGCGTCGTGTCGATCATGGCGCTGGAGGTGATGGGCGGCGACTCGGTGACGCTGGTGGCGCGCGGCGTGGACGCGGCGGAGGCGGTCGCGGCGCTCACGCGCACGCTCACGACCGACCTCGCGGGCCCGCACGAGGCGGCGCCCGCGGCCGCGACGGCCGCGACGGCCGCGACGGCCACGGCGCCCGTCGCTCCCGCGCGACCGCCCGCCGCCGACGGCGTGCTGCGCGGCGTCTCGGCGTCGCCGGGCGTGGCGGTGGGGCAGGTGTTCCAGCTGAAGCACGACGATCTCGTGCTGGACGAGCGCGCCGCGGACCCGAACCAGGAGCGGCGCGCGCTCGATGCCGCGATCGCCTCCGCGCACCTGCAGCTGGAGGCGCTGCAGACGCGCCTGGCCGCGGAGGCGGACACCGACAAGGCCGCGATCTTCGCCGCGCACCAGGAGCTGCTGGAGGATCCCGAGATCCTCGACCGCGCGGCGGCGGACATCCGCGGCGGCGCGTCGGCGGCGTACGCGTGGCGGCAGGCGTACACGGGACAGGCGGAGCGGCTGCTGGCGCTCCGCAACCAGCTGCTGGCCGCGCGCGCGACCGACATGCGCGACGTCGGGCGCCGCGTGCTGCACCTGCTGGTGGGCCGCGACGACTCGGCGCGCGAGGTGCCCGAGGGCTCGATCGTGGTGGCCGAGGACCTCGCGCCGTCGGACGCGGCGTCGCTGGACCGCTCGCGCGTGCGTGGCTTCTGCACGACGATGGGGAGCGCCACCTCCCACGTCGCGATCCTCGCGCGCGGCCTCGGCATCCCGGCGGTGGCGGGGATCGACCCGCGCGTGCTGGACCTCGCGCCCGGCACGCGCGTGGTGCTCGACGGCGACGCCGGCACGCTCAAGCCCGCACCCAGCGCCGAGGAGGAGGCCGCGATCACGGCCCGCCGCGCGGCGGACGAGGAGCGGCGCGCGACCGAGCTCGCGGCCGCGGGCCAGCCGGCGACGACGCGCGACGCCCACCGCGTGGAGGTGGTCGCCAACATCGGCGACGTGGAGGAGGCGCGGCGCGTGCCGGGCGTCGGCGGCGAGGGCGTGGGGCTGCTGCGCACCGAGTTCGTGTTCATGGAGCGCCGCACCGCGCCCGACGAGGACGAGCAGACCCGCATCTACGAGGCGATCGCGCGCGCGCTGGGCCCCGACCGGATCCTGGTGATCCGCACGCTGGACGTCGGCGGCGACAAGCCGCTGCCGTACATGCCGATCGGCGCCGAGGCCAACCCGTTCCTGGGCGAGCGCGGCATCCGGCTCACGCTCAACCGTCCGGACGTCTTCCGCGCGCAGGTGCGCGCGATCCTGCGTGCGTCCAGCGCCGGCCGCGTCGCGATGATGTTCCCGATGGTCGCGACCATGGCCGAGTGGCGCGCCGGCAAGGAGCTGGTCGAGCGCGAGCGCGCCGCGCTCGGCGTGCCCGCGATCCCGGTCGGCATCATGGTCGAGACGGCAGCGGCGGCGCTGCTGGCCGAGCGGTTCGCGCGCGAGGCCGACTTCTTCTCGGTGGGGACGAACGACCTCACGCAGTACACGCTGGCGATGGACCGCACCAACCCACGGCTCGCGCCGCAGGTGGACGCGCTCCATCCGTCCGTGCTGCACCTGATCGAGCGCACCGTGTCGGGCGCGCACGCGCACGGCCGCTGGGTGGGCGTGTGCGGCGCGCTGGCCGGCGACCTGACCGCGGTGCCGGTGCTCGTCGGCCTCGGCGTGGACGAGCTGAGCGCCGACGTCCCCATCGTGCCGGCGGTGAAGGCGCGCGTGCGCACGCTGTCGCTGGCCGAGTGCCAGGAGACGGCGCGGCTGGCGCTGGGCGCGCAGGACGGCGCCGAGGTGCGCCGCATCGTCGAGGAGCGGCACGCGCAGGTGCAGGCGCCGTCGCACGCGCAGACGAACCCGGGAGGCACGCGATGA
- a CDS encoding PTS transporter subunit EIIC has protein sequence MNPLKSAFGVLQKIGKALMLPVAVLPAAGILLGVGSAKFMQDLSPAVANVMAQAGGAVFGNLALIFAIGVALGLTANDGVAALAAVVGFAVMTATMGVMAPFVGYTPKPIMGMPSIETGVLGGIIIGAIAAALFNRFYRVKLPPYLGFFAGKRSVPLLTAFAAIGTGIVLSLVWPPIGRGIDVFSHWAATGNPAAAFSIYGVVERSLIPFGLHHIWNVPFQNQIGTYVHPLTGQIYHGEIPRYAAGDPTAGYLAGGYLFKMWGLPAAALAMWHTARPENRKRIGGIMISAALTSFLTGITEPIEFAFLFVAPVLYVVHALLAAVAYFVCVVLGIRHGTTFSNGLIDFIVLFPNSTRGLWFLWLGPLWALLYYGLFRVMITRLNLKTPGREIDEGIPGDTVTPEAMAGERGRIPGARDPLPGAVPVGASAAGGMAPQLVAAFGGAGNIRALDACITRLRVEVNDPARADDAALRALGAAGVMRVGSGVQAIFGTRSENLKTDMEEYMRSPAAAAAAAAPAAPAAPAPAAAPARAPAAAITPVTAEHRARATALATGLGSRRNIVAVEPVALTRLRVQVRDAGAVNDAALESAGATGVWRVSDDVVHVIVGEDAPRYAAALAETDGR, from the coding sequence ATGAATCCGCTCAAGTCCGCGTTCGGCGTCCTGCAGAAGATCGGCAAGGCGCTGATGCTGCCGGTGGCCGTGCTGCCCGCGGCCGGCATCCTGCTCGGCGTCGGCAGCGCGAAGTTCATGCAGGACCTCTCGCCCGCGGTCGCGAACGTGATGGCGCAGGCGGGCGGCGCGGTGTTCGGCAACCTGGCGCTGATCTTCGCGATCGGCGTCGCGCTCGGGCTCACGGCGAACGACGGCGTCGCGGCGCTGGCGGCGGTGGTGGGCTTCGCGGTGATGACCGCGACGATGGGCGTGATGGCGCCGTTCGTCGGCTACACCCCGAAGCCGATCATGGGGATGCCGTCGATCGAGACGGGCGTGCTGGGCGGCATCATCATCGGCGCGATCGCGGCGGCGCTGTTCAACCGCTTCTACCGGGTGAAGCTCCCGCCGTACCTCGGCTTCTTCGCCGGCAAGCGCTCGGTCCCGCTGCTGACGGCGTTCGCGGCCATCGGCACGGGCATCGTGCTGAGCCTCGTGTGGCCGCCCATCGGGCGCGGCATCGACGTGTTCTCGCACTGGGCGGCGACCGGGAACCCGGCGGCGGCGTTCTCGATCTACGGCGTCGTCGAGCGCTCGCTCATCCCGTTCGGGCTGCACCACATCTGGAACGTGCCGTTCCAGAACCAGATCGGCACCTACGTCCACCCGCTCACCGGGCAGATCTACCACGGCGAGATCCCGCGCTACGCGGCCGGCGACCCGACCGCCGGCTACCTCGCGGGCGGCTACCTGTTCAAGATGTGGGGGCTCCCGGCCGCGGCGCTCGCGATGTGGCACACGGCGCGCCCGGAGAACCGCAAGCGCATCGGCGGCATCATGATCTCCGCCGCGCTGACGTCGTTCCTCACCGGCATCACGGAGCCGATCGAGTTCGCGTTCCTGTTCGTGGCGCCGGTGCTGTACGTCGTGCACGCGCTGCTGGCCGCGGTCGCGTACTTCGTCTGCGTGGTCCTCGGGATCCGCCACGGCACGACGTTCTCGAACGGGCTGATCGACTTCATCGTCCTCTTCCCGAACTCGACGCGCGGGCTCTGGTTCCTCTGGCTGGGTCCCCTGTGGGCGCTGCTGTACTACGGGCTGTTCCGCGTGATGATCACGCGCCTCAACCTCAAGACGCCGGGGCGCGAGATCGACGAGGGGATCCCGGGCGACACCGTGACGCCCGAGGCGATGGCCGGCGAGCGCGGACGGATCCCCGGTGCGCGCGACCCGCTGCCGGGCGCGGTGCCGGTGGGCGCGTCGGCGGCGGGCGGGATGGCGCCGCAGCTCGTCGCCGCGTTCGGCGGGGCCGGGAACATCCGCGCGCTGGACGCCTGCATCACGCGGCTGCGCGTGGAGGTCAACGACCCCGCGCGCGCCGACGACGCCGCGCTGCGCGCCCTCGGCGCCGCGGGCGTGATGCGCGTGGGGAGCGGCGTGCAGGCGATCTTCGGCACGCGCTCCGAGAACCTGAAGACGGACATGGAGGAGTACATGCGCAGCCCGGCCGCCGCGGCGGCTGCCGCTGCGCCGGCGGCACCGGCGGCGCCCGCGCCGGCGGCGGCTCCGGCTCGCGCGCCTGCCGCGGCCATTACCCCGGTGACGGCCGAGCATCGCGCGCGCGCCACGGCGCTGGCGACGGGACTCGGCAGCCGCCGCAACATCGTCGCCGTGGAGCCGGTCGCGCTGACGCGGCTGCGCGTGCAGGTGCGCGACGCGGGCGCGGTGAACGACGCCGCGCTCGAGTCGGCGGGCGCGACGGGCGTGTGGCGCGTGTCGGACGACGTCGTGCACGTGATCGTCGGCGAGGACGCGCCGCGCTACGCGGCCGCGCTCGCGGAGACCGACGGCCGGTAG
- a CDS encoding alpha-amylase family glycosyl hydrolase produces the protein MRSLTLALAAALALVACGGPPAADVRDSAAATPAPGATPAVTSVAHPEWTRTASIYEVNVRQFTPEGTIAALQRHLPRLDSLGVDILWLMPVQPIGKKNRKGPLGSYYSIADYRAINPEFGTTADMRALVDAAHAQGLKVILDWVPNHTAFDHPWITQHPDWYVKNPDGTISNARDNEGRPTDWTDVAELDYTKPAMRQAMLADMRYWIDSMKVDGFRCDVAGGVPDDFWAEARQALQAAKPDVFLLAEAESPKAHAAFDMTYGWELHHLLNELAKGKKPTSALDAYLAKQDSAYPREAMRMYFTSNHDENSWQGTEFERMKANHLPAFVLAATMQNGMPLVYTGQEVSMNKRLRFFEKDTVNWSGPSLAGFYRRMLALKDSQPALANGGWGGRQVALQTNGGDRVYAFTRTQGENTVLVAVNFGDAAANVTYEGLPQPGAYTDWFDRKRAELAASGSLTIPAHGYRVLVR, from the coding sequence ATGCGATCGCTGACGCTCGCCCTCGCCGCCGCCCTCGCGCTCGTGGCGTGCGGCGGCCCGCCCGCCGCCGACGTGCGCGACAGCGCCGCGGCCACGCCGGCGCCCGGCGCCACCCCCGCCGTCACGAGCGTCGCGCACCCCGAGTGGACGCGCACCGCCTCGATCTACGAGGTGAACGTCCGCCAGTTCACGCCTGAGGGCACGATCGCCGCGCTGCAGCGCCACCTGCCGCGCCTCGACTCGCTCGGCGTCGACATCCTGTGGCTGATGCCCGTGCAGCCGATCGGGAAGAAGAACCGCAAGGGGCCGCTCGGCAGCTACTACTCGATCGCCGACTACCGCGCGATCAACCCGGAGTTCGGGACGACGGCGGACATGCGCGCCCTCGTGGACGCGGCGCACGCGCAGGGGCTCAAGGTGATCCTCGACTGGGTGCCGAACCACACGGCGTTCGACCATCCGTGGATCACGCAGCATCCCGACTGGTACGTGAAGAACCCCGACGGGACGATCTCGAACGCGCGCGACAACGAGGGCCGCCCCACCGACTGGACCGACGTCGCGGAGCTGGACTACACCAAACCCGCGATGCGGCAGGCGATGCTGGCCGACATGCGCTACTGGATCGACAGCATGAAGGTCGACGGCTTCCGCTGCGACGTGGCGGGCGGCGTCCCGGACGACTTCTGGGCGGAGGCGCGCCAGGCGCTGCAGGCCGCGAAGCCGGACGTCTTCCTGCTGGCCGAGGCGGAGTCGCCGAAGGCGCACGCGGCGTTCGACATGACGTACGGCTGGGAGCTGCACCACCTCCTGAACGAGCTGGCGAAGGGGAAGAAGCCGACGTCGGCGCTGGACGCGTACCTCGCGAAGCAGGACAGCGCGTATCCGCGCGAGGCGATGCGCATGTACTTCACCAGCAACCACGACGAGAACAGCTGGCAGGGCACGGAGTTCGAGCGGATGAAGGCGAACCACCTGCCCGCGTTCGTGCTCGCGGCGACGATGCAGAACGGGATGCCGCTGGTGTACACGGGGCAGGAGGTGAGCATGAACAAGCGCCTCCGCTTCTTCGAGAAGGACACGGTGAACTGGAGCGGGCCGTCGCTGGCGGGCTTCTACCGGCGGATGCTGGCGCTCAAGGACAGCCAGCCCGCGCTGGCGAACGGTGGCTGGGGCGGCCGGCAGGTCGCGCTGCAGACGAACGGCGGCGACCGCGTCTACGCCTTCACGCGCACGCAGGGCGAGAACACGGTGCTGGTGGCCGTCAACTTCGGCGACGCGGCGGCGAACGTGACGTACGAGGGGCTGCCGCAGCCGGGCGCGTACACCGACTGGTTCGACCGGAAGCGCGCGGAGCTCGCGGCGAGCGGCAGCCTCACGATTCCGGCGCACGGCTACCGTGTGCTGGTGCGTTGA
- the treF gene encoding alpha,alpha-trehalase TreF: MPRLASRSTRLLFLTLSLGACRSAPPTPAPAAVRAAEGRYEPARALGELFGEVQRARVFPDGKTFVDARPLEDPAAIRARWAAERATAGFDLAAFVRRTFEAPHPVGADFRPDSTRTMEAHIRALWPVLTRQADVEDPRSSLIPLPHPYVVPGGRFREVYYWDSYFTMLGLVESGRTDLVRSMLDNFAHLVRTVGHIPNGNRTYYLGRSQPPFFAAMVGLYATATDSAQALRWLDALEAEHAFWMEGASGVAPGGAHRRVVRLRDGATLNRYWDDIPEPRPESYREDEELGRAFQGAAREAFYRHVRAAAESGWDFSSRWMRDPKDLRTLETTDLAPVDLNSLLYHQERTIAALRRVRNQPGDAAVAARFDAAAAARRTALLAAAYDAASGFFYDVRWRTGERVTDRPTLAAAAPLYFGLATPEQGRAVAARLEREFSRSGGFVTTLVASGQQWDAPNGWPPLQWLSMQGVRCYGRADLADTARARWLDLNRRTYRTTGKMTEKYDVVDPNRRAGGGEYPNQDGFGWTNGVALALSAQLAGVTAPPADQQRTHVSAPCAVMTR; encoded by the coding sequence ATGCCACGTCTCGCGTCGCGCTCCACACGACTTCTTTTCCTCACGCTGTCGCTCGGTGCCTGCCGCTCCGCGCCGCCGACGCCCGCGCCAGCCGCGGTACGCGCGGCGGAGGGGCGCTACGAGCCGGCGCGCGCGCTCGGGGAGCTGTTCGGCGAGGTGCAGCGCGCGCGCGTCTTCCCCGACGGCAAGACGTTCGTCGACGCGCGGCCGCTCGAGGACCCGGCGGCGATCCGCGCGAGGTGGGCGGCCGAGCGCGCGACCGCGGGCTTCGACCTCGCGGCATTCGTGCGGCGCACGTTCGAGGCGCCGCATCCGGTGGGCGCCGACTTCCGCCCCGACTCGACGCGCACGATGGAGGCGCACATCCGCGCGCTCTGGCCGGTGCTGACGCGGCAGGCCGACGTCGAGGACCCGCGCTCGTCGCTGATCCCGCTGCCGCATCCGTACGTGGTGCCGGGCGGCCGCTTCCGCGAGGTCTACTACTGGGACTCGTACTTCACGATGCTCGGCCTCGTCGAGAGCGGGCGGACGGACCTCGTGCGCTCGATGCTCGACAACTTCGCGCACCTCGTGCGCACCGTGGGCCACATCCCCAACGGCAACCGCACGTACTACCTGGGCCGCAGCCAGCCGCCGTTCTTCGCGGCGATGGTGGGGCTCTACGCGACGGCCACCGACAGCGCGCAGGCGCTGCGCTGGCTCGACGCGCTGGAGGCGGAGCACGCGTTCTGGATGGAGGGCGCCTCGGGCGTGGCGCCGGGCGGCGCGCACCGGCGCGTGGTGCGGCTGCGTGACGGCGCGACGCTCAACCGCTACTGGGACGACATCCCCGAGCCGCGGCCCGAGTCGTACCGCGAGGACGAGGAGCTGGGCCGCGCGTTCCAGGGCGCGGCGCGCGAGGCGTTCTACCGCCACGTGCGGGCGGCGGCCGAGAGCGGGTGGGACTTCTCCAGCCGGTGGATGCGCGACCCGAAGGACCTGCGGACGCTGGAGACCACCGACCTCGCGCCGGTGGACCTCAACAGCCTGCTCTACCACCAGGAGCGCACCATCGCGGCGCTGCGGCGCGTCCGCAACCAGCCCGGCGACGCCGCGGTGGCGGCGCGCTTCGACGCGGCGGCCGCGGCGCGGCGCACCGCGCTGCTCGCGGCCGCGTACGATGCCGCGTCGGGCTTCTTCTACGACGTGCGCTGGCGCACCGGCGAGCGCGTGACCGACCGGCCGACGCTCGCCGCCGCGGCGCCGCTCTACTTCGGCCTCGCGACGCCCGAGCAGGGGCGCGCGGTGGCGGCGCGGCTGGAGCGTGAGTTCTCGCGCTCGGGCGGCTTCGTGACGACGCTCGTCGCGTCGGGGCAGCAGTGGGACGCGCCCAACGGCTGGCCCCCGCTGCAGTGGCTGTCGATGCAGGGCGTGCGCTGCTACGGCCGCGCGGACCTCGCCGACACGGCGCGCGCGCGGTGGCTGGACCTCAACCGCCGCACGTATCGCACGACCGGCAAGATGACCGAGAAGTACGACGTCGTCGATCCGAACCGGCGCGCGGGCGGCGGCGAGTATCCCAACCAGGACGGCTTCGGCTGGACGAACGGCGTCGCGCTCGCGCTGTCGGCGCAGCTCGCGGGCGTCACGGCACCGCCCGCGGACCAGCAGCGCACGCACGTGTCGGCGCCGTGCGCGGTGATGACGCGGTAG